aagGCTTTCTGAAGACAGAAGTAGGTCTTTTGTGGGAGCTATTCTGTCAAAGGTTGTCCCTGCAACCTTTTCAACTATAGCGTCTTTCTCCAAACTGATATGGAGAAGCCCCCAACCAACGAATAAACCTGAACCGAAGCCACAACCATTTGCCCGAGGTCAGGTTTATTCTTACGTTTCAGAAGTGTTCATTTAAAAATGGACGAAAGTTGTGCCTTTTATGTCAAGCAAATTTGGATGTGTGTTTTGAAAGTGATTACCTGATTTTTTAGTGGTCAAATTTATAATTGATTTTTCTAACGACAGTCCTTAGGTTGTACAAAGCGGTTAACTTCAACTTTTACATCACGGTTATTAAAAATTACAAGTGTTTTTTTGCACTAAAGAAAAATCCATAATCCAAATAATTTGTGTAAATGGTTAAAAAACGATTTTTAATTTGCGCGCTCGTTATATTTTTAAGCAATTCATAATCCAAATATTATCTCATGCATTGTGTCTCATTACAACTGATTATCTGATTACGATCATTCATTATCACGTATTATTTTCCAAAATGCATACCCACATGTATAATTCTTATGCTGTACTTAAATTTTAGACTATGCTTGTGTTTCTGCTTTATATCTACTGTAAAACACGTCCGAGTAGTTGTATCTATAACTGACTTTCTGGAATTCCAAACACGTGCAGCTTTTCCTCTTACATGTTTAAAAGATCACCCAAGAAAAGGAGAGAAGCTAACGTTATCGCCTAGTGGAACTTTGGCTGCAATAACAGATTCACTTGGTCGCATTATGCTATTGGACACTCGAGCCCTCGTGGTTGTACGCTTATGGAAGGTATTTTTAATTTCTTAGCGCTCGCCCATCATTTGTTTATTTGCGTTGAGATCTAAACTTTTTTTCAGGGATATCGGGATGCTAACTGTCTTTTTGTTGAAAGACTTGTAAATAAAGACGCCGCAGGAGTTCACACGCATGTAAAGAACGATTATTGTCTATGTCTTGCTATTCACGCCCCTCGAAAGGGCATTGTTGAGGTAAGATTTTAGTAGAGCTGGAAATTGTCCCCCTATGTAGGTTATGTTTTAACAGGTCAAATGGGTCATTTTAATATGTGCCAAAATTTACCCATTACCCAAACCCGGTCAACCTGTCCAAATACTGATGGATTAATTCTGCAGATTTGGCAAATGAGGACAGGACCCAGGATTTTAACGGTGCCATGTCcgaaaggaagcaaaatattacaaCCCACATACAGATTTGGATCGACGGTTGCCTCGTCATCTTCATCTTCATATAAACCATTGGAAGTTTTCTTTCTGAATGGAGATTCTGGTCAACTTTCAAGACTAAACTAATCGGTTATCATATTTATCTTACTGCCTTAGAGCTTCTTGTTTGCATACATAGTAAATTAAACCATTTGTGAATTCTTAATGTAAAAAAGCTTCTCTGCAATTACAGCATTTGAATAACCCAAAAAAGCGTTTTAAACCAAGGTCATTTGGATGACTAATTTTCAGCAAGAATTATAAATTTGAACATAGTTACATtcttcagaaaaaaaaaaaaaaaaaaaaattcagaatttcTTTGAGAGAATGTTGTTCCGTAAACTTGTTATAAATGTACATCCTCAACATAGCATTTTTGTAATGAAAGAATGGTTCATTTTCTTAAAATAGAATTTTAAAGATACGACCTAAAAACTGATTATGACAAATCTATTGTGAAGAGAAGCAATCGAAGGTGCAAGACATTTGTCAAATGTCATATGCATTAGGTATGTTTTTAAACATACGTATACTAATCATtagtcgtttttttttttttgaaaggcaagcttgcatcagtccggaccgaagcatagtcatcatttgcacacacacacgcgctttcgggcaggaaacccgaaccacactctgaggatccgaccatttaaccatcccgaggggcagacgggccggatcttagtcccggagcgggtcggtaaaaccttccctttgggccaccttcaaggaatatatttcaattcctagagcgggtgacgaggctcgaacccgagacctctagccctgcgagtacacaagtgtaaccgcggtaccattgaagcaatgcttcgttggtctAATCATTAGTCGTTTTGATCATATGCACTTAATTATTCATTGCTTGTATTTGTTCTCTTATTGACTTTGAACGGGTTTGTTTGAAAAAAGATAGATTTACATTTGGAAGTTGGACTTGCACCTATCATTATTGGTACCTAAGAACACCATACTTAATAATGTGATTATTTAAATACGGAGGTTTCTTTTAGAGACACTGTATTTCCTCATTAAGAAAGAATCACCACGTCACAATATGAGAGTTAGAATCAACGtatcaaatatttatatatttttgaaatctcaTATCCATGACAACAACAAGACTGAAAGACTAATGCCATAATAATCCACTTCAAAGCATATAGAGGTTTTCAATGGAACATTGAACTTTTAAAAGTTAGTGAAATATTGTAATTTTAAAATTACTTTTTCAAGAAATAACATGTTCCTCATCAATTTTACCTTTTTAcaaatttaaaaacataaaatttgATTTGTTTCTAATATTTTCTTCATTTTACTTTTATATCCACGTGAACGACGGAACTTGAACCCGATCACAGATATGGCGGCtacaaaaatttattaatttttttaatgacAGCTGGGGCGAACAAAAACAAAACCCTTATTTTTTAGTAAAACAAATTTTTTAGGtgcaaattaattttttttaaaaatccaGCTGGGGCAGGTGCATCGCCCCGTCTACACAAACATCCGCCCCTGCACGTGAACTACCTTCTGTCTCTtgaataaatattcaatatattatatattcaaTGTCGTTCTCTCAAAATTTCGTTAAGCTATTTGTTGGCTAacaaaaaaactgtataatttgtaATGCGAatcgggtttcctcccgaacgtgtgtgtgtgcaaatgataagtgtcgttgaaataaatgatacactgatgcaaaaacttgccgttaaaaaaaaaaattgtaatttttaataaatatataaatttaaaattattatttttattaaaatttaatttaattactttaaaatttaaatttaaataaaataaagatTAAAATAGGACACCGGCGATGTTTTGATAAATACTATCGCTTcttaaataatttaattaattaatttaaaaatgtatatatcCAAACCCAAATAACCACCAATTATCCAGCTGTTGTCTATAACAACCTTTTAAAATTTACTCAAATCTCACACTCTTTCATTCATCACATTGTTTTTCACAGCCACCATGGTTTCCACCGTCCCCTTTCTCCTCCTCAacattctctctttctctctcatcACCGCCGGCAAACACACTTTCCGGCCACACTTCACCATCGACCCCACCACCGTCACaatcaccgccaccaccaccaccaacaacaacaacatcccaCCAACTACTTACTTTGAAGTCACAAAACCAATCCAACTACCCAACACAAAACCCTGCTCAACCCTTATCTTACAACATGATTTTGCTTACACTTATGGTTCCCCACCAGTTTCCGCCCCTTATTCCCCACCTTCCAACTGCCCATCAACTAACTTTGACACAATTGTTCTTGAATGGACTGCCACGTGTCAAGGCAAACAGTTTGATAGAATCTTTGGTGTTTGGTTAAGTGGTGTTGAACTGCTCAGAAGCTGCACTGCTGAACCCAGAGCTACTGGTATTATTTGGACTGTTAAAAAAGATATTAGTAAGTATTATTCTTTACTTATGAAAAATAATCAAACACTTGATGTATTTTTAGGAAATATTGTTGATAGTACTTATACTGGTATATATCATGTcaatattagtattcattattatcctGCTGAGAATAAGAAATCAAGAAATTTGGGCCAATTGGGTCAATTGGGTCAATTAGGTGACCCATGGGCTGATTTGATCATACCCATTTCAAGAAATTTACCTTTGAATGATGGGTTGTGGTTTCCAATACAGAATTCGAGTGATGTACAGACGAAAAAGTTTTCGATTCCACAAAATGCACATAAGGCTGTTCTTGAAGTGTACGTTTCGTTCCATGAAAACGATGAATTTTGGCCCACAAATTTACCTAATGAGTATATTTTAGATAATAATCTAACCGGTTACGCTGGTAACGGGCCGTTTAGGGAGGTTGAGGTTAGTTTAGATGGTGCTGTAATCGGTGCAGTTTGGCCTTTTACCGTAGTTTACACAGGTGGTGTTAATCCGTTACTATGGAGACCGATTACTGGTATCGGGTCATTTGATCTTCCTACGTATGATATTGAAATAACTCCTTTTTTAGGAACAATTTTGGATGGAAAAACACATGATTTTAGTTTTAGTGTCACAAACGCGTTAAATGTTTGGTTCGTAAATGCTAATTTACACGTATGGATCGATAAGAAGAGTGAAATGACTAGTGGAAAACTTTTGAAACAAAAAGGATCGCCTTTTCATGTTTCGTTGGTTTCTAACTACACGGGTTTAAACGGGACGTTTGTTACTAAGGTCACGAGATCAATAAAGTCAACGGGGTGGGTACAATCTTCACTTGGTAAGATAGTGACCGAGTCAACTCAAGAATTTAGGTACATTAATACTATGGTGATTGCTAAAAACGCAGATTCACAGATTGTTGAACAGACAATCGGGTTCAATGATACTGTGCATACCGAGAATCCGTCTTCGGTTCATTTAAAAGAATCTCTAAAATCGTTTTTGTTTTACATAGATTCGGATACAGTGGACAAAGGTAACGGGAGCTATATTTCGGTGGCAAATATTACTTTAGGGTTCAATGAGAAAAAGGTTGATAATTCGGGTACTAAATCTTCATATAGTgttcttgaaaatttacagaacgGTCAGGGCTCGATGTTTGTGAAGGGAAGTTCGGTCGTTAGTGGATTGGGGAGTACACAGGAGACGTATAATTATGCGGATGATAAATTCTGCTACTTTAGGGACATAAGCAGCTCGAATTATACGATTATATATGATAAAGAAGGGGATACATGCAGTAAAAAGAAACAATCAAGATTCAACTTGGTATCTAATCGTCATTCAATTTAAACGGTCTCATCGTTTCATTGATGTCACTTGATCTGTGGAATTTGACTTTTTTAAGtttctcttctttttttttttttttttttttgcacgcttaagtgcggagttctgatgggatccggtgcgttagtgctggtatgatctcACTCTTCTCTTCTTGATTGTATTGTACAATTTTCTTTGGGCATGAATTTAGTTTAAGAGTATTAGTTGCATATCTATCTTAGTTTTTGGTCCATCATTAATGAATATATCATATATGCTGGTAACATGGTTTTATTGCAGATCTATTGTGTTGTTGGGTACATCATTAAGACGTATATGTTCGGTAACATGGTTTTAATCCTGGTTATAACAGATAGAGGTGGAAATTTTGCGGGTCGGGGGTGTTGTTTAATGCATTAAAGCTGATCTTTCGTTGGTACCTATCATTTTGGGTCGACCCAAAACACTTTTTGTCCAGAACTTTTAATGTTACAATGCTGAAATTTTAGCAGTTAAGTACCATATAATCTATACAAATTATGTTTTGTGACTTCATATCTATCGGTATCTGCTGCCACTCAAAGTTGCACCaattacaatctctctctagatACTAGTACATAACCTTCAGGTGAACAAACAAAACGTATTCAAAAGGGCTGTTTGGATGTGTGTTTAAACAGATTATGATTCTGATTTTCCAATTATTTAGGTCATTGTAAAGTAATAAGAAATTAGTATGAGGGTGGAAAAACGACTGCATTTGTTCTAGGGTAGAGCCGTAGAGGTATGAATGTCTTTTCTCCTCCCCATACCCCACATACGTGCGATTGGTTAGTGTCGGTGGTGTTGTAAAGTATGAAATTTAAAAGTAAAAACGGGTTAACTTATACTTATACTTCAAGTTAATCAATTTTAAAGCACGCGCACAATCACCctcatattatgataatgatactgAAAACTAGGTGCTGTTTgcagatcttattatgtcttatgtttgCGCGCCCGTAGACATTTATATTGCAAATTGTTTGTAATTCTGAAAACGTAAAAATTACGGAGTAAATGTTTTATTCTCTTTGCAAACTCGCAGACTTAAAAATATGCTTATAAATGTTGCAAACAGGATTAAGTTATTTTGTGAACATAAAAACAAACTTTCTTTCACTATTCATCATAAAATACAAACCCCGCATCTTCTTTACAGACATGATCAATAGAtattcagacaaaaacatcttaaaaacaaacaacaccttcaTCTTTAGGAACAATCCTATATGTCAACGCGCATTTGCTTTAATTGACGCAAAAAATCTAACGTTTTACACGCAGACATTGATCCGTTACGAATCGATGCTTGACACCATACGTAAAAGGATAATTGTTTTAGTTGTTTTCTGATGTAATctatatgatgatgatgagtatAATGAACATAAAATAATATGGAGTGAATATGTGTTTTATTATTCTCTCTAACTTACAGTACAACTGAATGTAAGAATAGAGGCATGCTCCATATCTCTTCTTTACAAGTATATATAGTATAAACAAAATAAAGAAGGCCAACTTTTCTCCATGTTCCCATGTGCACATATGCTGTATGAATCATGAGCCCCATATGTCTTCTTTACAACCATATATAGTAAAATAATATAAAGAAGACTAACTTTCTCCATGTTCCCATGTGCACATATGCTTCTTGGATCATGAGATCCACTTTGTCCAATCTCTCTAGATCAGGTAGTCTTGAATCATAAATTACTTGACTAAGATTTTCCTTATTTCTCGGAGTTGAGTATGACCACCTAACGGATCATTCCTCCCCTTCTCCGGCAAGGTTCAACCCCTGTTGAACCTAAAATGATAGATGAGGAAAACGTGCCTTGGCTACGTCTTCCGATAACCACTTGGCTTTACTCGGGACTTGCCCTTTTAAACCAATACGAAAAGCGAGACGTTCACCACGACGGGTGGAACTAGACTTTTTTTCTACAATAGTGTCTTCTAGCAATTCTTTTTCTTGATCAGTAACAAGATCTTCGATAGCAGGCAGCCCTTCTTTTACCTTTTCATCCAACATCGATGGTTCGAAAAGCTTAAGCTTATCGACATTAACGATGGAATAAAGTTCCATGTATGCGGGAAGTTCCAACTGATATGCATTATCTCCAATGTGTTTTAAGATGCGAAAAGGACCGTAACGAATAGGTTTAAGCTTTTTGCCTTCACCCTTTAACCGATCCTTACCTAAATGTAACCATACCAAATCATCAACTTGGAAGTTACCTTGCGTTCGATGTCGATCATGTCGAGCTTTATACTTGGCTTGGGACTGATGTAATTGACGCTCGACTTCTTGATGAACCTTGCGTACTTTGTCCAAAAAACGTTGAGCTTTAGCTATCTCTGGCAGCTCCTTCACATTAGAACCAACCGAATCAACCGTAAATTCAATATCGAAAGGACTTTGTGGTAGAAATCCCAAACACACCTCCGCTGGAGCTTTATTGGTTGAACTATGGACCGTGTGATTAATAGCAAACTGCACATACGGTAGACTCTCATCCCAAGTCTTGGGGTGCTTCGCATTATACCCTCTTAACAGATGCACTACCGAACGATTAACTACTTCGGTTTGACCGTCGGTTTGAGGGTGGAAAGCGGTACTCCGCTGTAACTTCGTGTCCATTTTAGACCAGAGTGAACACCAAAATTTGCTAAGAAAACGCGAGtcgcgatctgaaataatagaagtTGGTAAACCAAAAATCTTCCATACTTGCTCGAAGAAAAGGCGTGCAGCTTCTTCACCAGTAATGTTCTTTTTACATGGAATTAAGACAACCATTTTTGAGAAGCGATCAACAATTACAAAGAGATAATCACGACCATTGCGGGTTAATGGTAATCCCCCGACGAAATCCATGGATATGCTATCCCATGGACGAGACGGAACAGGTAAGGGTGTATACAACCCCAACTTCCTGTTTGATGGCTTAGAAGTACTGCATAAGACACAACCACGAATAAACCGGGCCACGTCTAAATGCATACGGGGCCAAAAGACATAACGTTGTAAGTGTTGTAATGTTTTTGTGACACCAAAGTGTCCCGCTACTTTTGATGTATGAGCTTCTCGCAACCATCGAACTCGGTCACATGAAACAGGAACACAAAGTGCACTACCCTTGTATAATAAACTATTTTTCCATGTATATTCGTTGATCCCTCCATGTGCCACTTCTTCTAATATTTTTTTGAAGTCTGGATCCTTTTTATACTCATTAGAATACTCCTCATGAAACATGGGTTGCACCTGCATGTAAATTGACAAACAAAAAGTGGCCACTGGAGGTCTTGATAACATATCAGCAAGTTTATTATGGACACCTTTTTTGTACTTGATAACAATATTAAATTGTTGAAGATATGTCATCCATTTCATATGCCTTGCTTGTTGTAACTTTGCCTGACTCTGGAGGTATTGAAGTGGTTGATGATCTGTGTGAACCACGGTTTCCTTCCCCAATAAATAGCACCGCCAATGCTTGACCGCTTGATGTAACGCTAACAATTCCTTATCATAAGTAGGATAATTTTTCTGCGCCCCTTGGAACATCTCTGAGTGATAGGCAACGGGTCGCCCATCTTGAAACAGGACGGCACCCATTGCATAACCCGAAGCATCGGTCTCCAACTCAAATGGGCGATTTGTGTTTGGCAAAGCCAACACCGGTGCTTCACTGATCTTTTTCTTTAAAAGTAGGAACACTTCTTCATGCTTCTTGGTCCATTCAAACTTGCTATTTAACCTAGTGAGACCATGAAGAGGAGCTACAATAACCGAGAAATGGCGGATGAACTTTCGAAGATATTGACAAGCTCCCATAAAACTCCTTACTTCAGTAACTGTTTTGGGTTGTGGCCAGTCTCGAATCACTTTTATCTTGGTGGGATCCACCTGCAAGTTACCTCCTCCAATAACAAAACCAAGATAAATTAAATTTTCCTTACCGAACTCGCACTTCTTCTGATTTAGACGAAAATGGTGTTGGGTCAGTAACTCAAAAACTTTCTGCAAGTGAACTAGATGCTCTTCCATGTTTTTGCTATAAACAAGAATGTCATCGAGGTAGACGACTACAAAGTCATCTATAAACGGACGAAGCACATCATTCATTAGTCGCATAAAGGTTGCCGGTGCGTTGCATAATCCAAACGGCATCACCAACCATTCATATAACCCTTGCCTCGTCTTAAAAGCTGTCTTCCATGTGTCATCTTCTCTGACCCGAACCTGATGATAACCGGATTTCAGATCCAGTTTTGAAAAAATTCTTGCTTGCTTCAATTGATCCAAGAGATCATCTATGCGTGGGAGAGGGTAGCGATTCTTGACCGTGATTTTGTTTAGTgcccgatagtcaatgcacatccgCCAACCCCCATCTTTCTTTGGAACTAAAATGACCGGAGAGCCACATGGTGAACAACTTGGTTTAATCACCCCAACTTTGACCAACTCTTCTATTTGGCGTTTAATTTCTTCATTTTCGACCATAGAATTATGATACATCCCAATATTAGGAAGCGTTGAATCTGAGATCAATTGTATCTCATGCTTTACGTCACGGTTAGGAGGTAAACGTATAGTATCATCAAACAGGGCTGCATACTTAGTGATTAGTTCACTCATTTCTTTGTTACCATTAACACATGAAAGAGTAAAAGATGATACTTTTGTATCCGAGGCTACTGGACGCACCAACAATAACACAAAACTTCTGGATACATTAATAAGCCTCCTGATATGACCGGATGTAACCAATTCTACCGCTTGAGACGACTTATGGTTGCGAATAATAAAGTGCTCACCATCTTTTTCAAGCCGGTACTTTTGTTCCCTACGGTAATATATGGCATTACGTTCCCATAAATAGGGACTTCCAAATATTACTTGGCAAATGTCTAATGGGACGACCTCACATGTAATTTCGTCCACGTAGTGACGAGTTATAGCAAATCGAAACTTACATTGTCGTGTCACGAGTGTATCCGTCTCTTGCTGGATCCACCCTAACGAGTATGGTCGTGGGTGGGGAGTTGTATCCAAGCCCAATCGTTCCACAAGTTTGGCCGAGATAAGATTTTTTTGACTACCAGTATCAATAATTGCCTCCACCAACTCTTGTTTCACTTGTATCCGCAACGAGAATAGTTCTTCTTTTTCGTCGACTTCGAACCTGGTGGGTGTTCGTGATGGTTTAGCCATTAGTGCTAGGCTTTTATCTACCCCTTCGACATCTCCGAGTTCAACAGCTTCATTAACTCTAGTCGTAGCAGTGGTTTTTTTTCTTTTATCTTTGCTCCATTTTTTTGGAAATAATGAAGGGTCTGCCTTCCAACATTTCTCCTTGACATGCCCTTCAATTTTACAGTGATCACAAAACCTTGTCTCACTTGTGAtagtttttgttttctgttttgaaACTTCTTTTTTGAACGTTCCATTGCTCGATCCTCCTTTCGTGCGATCATCAAATCGTTGACCACTCa
This genomic window from Rutidosis leptorrhynchoides isolate AG116_Rl617_1_P2 chromosome 2, CSIRO_AGI_Rlap_v1, whole genome shotgun sequence contains:
- the LOC139891083 gene encoding peptide-N4-(N-acetyl-beta-glucosaminyl)asparagine amidase A: MVSTVPFLLLNILSFSLITAGKHTFRPHFTIDPTTVTITATTTTNNNNIPPTTYFEVTKPIQLPNTKPCSTLILQHDFAYTYGSPPVSAPYSPPSNCPSTNFDTIVLEWTATCQGKQFDRIFGVWLSGVELLRSCTAEPRATGIIWTVKKDISKYYSLLMKNNQTLDVFLGNIVDSTYTGIYHVNISIHYYPAENKKSRNLGQLGQLGQLGDPWADLIIPISRNLPLNDGLWFPIQNSSDVQTKKFSIPQNAHKAVLEVYVSFHENDEFWPTNLPNEYILDNNLTGYAGNGPFREVEVSLDGAVIGAVWPFTVVYTGGVNPLLWRPITGIGSFDLPTYDIEITPFLGTILDGKTHDFSFSVTNALNVWFVNANLHVWIDKKSEMTSGKLLKQKGSPFHVSLVSNYTGLNGTFVTKVTRSIKSTGWVQSSLGKIVTESTQEFRYINTMVIAKNADSQIVEQTIGFNDTVHTENPSSVHLKESLKSFLFYIDSDTVDKGNGSYISVANITLGFNEKKVDNSGTKSSYSVLENLQNGQGSMFVKGSSVVSGLGSTQETYNYADDKFCYFRDISSSNYTIIYDKEGDTCSKKKQSRFNLVSNRHSI